In Vulpes lagopus strain Blue_001 chromosome 1, ASM1834538v1, whole genome shotgun sequence, a genomic segment contains:
- the DSG3 gene encoding desmoglein-3, with product MCGEKTLVYWWCELKSVLTLVHGELRIETKGQHGEDDTAIQGRRRYKREWVKFAKPCREREDNSRRNPIAKITSDFQATQKITYRISGMGIDQPPFGIFVVDKNTGEINITAIVDREETPSFQITCHALNVLGQDVEKPLILTVKILDVNDNAPVFSQSIFMGEIEENSASNSLVMILNATDADEPNHLNSKIAFKIVSQEPAGTPMFLLSRHTGEVRTLTNSLDREQVSSYRLVVSGADKDGEGLSTQCECSIKVKDVNDNFPMFKESQYSAHIKENTLSSELLRFQVIDWDEEFTDNWLAVYFFTSGNEGNWFEIQTDPRTNEGILKVVKALDYEQLQSVQFSIAVKNKAEFHQSVISQYQVKSTPVTIQVVNVKEGIAFHPASKTFTVRKGISSKKLVNYVLGTYQAIDEDTNKAASYVKYVMGRNDGGLLFIDPKTAQIKFVRNIDRDSTFIVNKTITAEVLAIDENTGKTATGTIYVEVPGFNENCPTVVLEKKTICSSLRSVVVSARVPDNKYTGPYTFSLEEQSLKLPVVWSITTLNATSALLKAQQQLSPGEHTISLTVTDSQDRQCETPESLTLEVCQCDNRDICRSSNGNKDHGHLDGKRPSGSLGSAAIGLLLLGLLLLLLAPLLLLTCDCGVGPIGGVTGGFIPVPDGSEGTIHQWGIEGAQPEDKEITNICVPPITTSGADFMENSEVCTNTYAGGTVVEGASGMELTTKLGAATGSGVAAGFGATAGFGAATGLGIGSAGQTGTMRTRHSTGGTNKDYGEGAISMNFLDSYFSQKAFACAEEDDVQEANDCLLIYDNEGMGAPSSPVGSLGCCSFIADELDDSFLDSLGPKFKKLAEISLGIDDEAKQSQPLSKASFSGMESCGYSLEVQQPESVRGQTLLGSQGASALSASSSVLQSATSIPNPVQHGSYMVTETYSASGSLVQPTTTVLEPLLTQNVTVTERVICPISNVSGNLQTPTELRGSRNMICTEDPCSRLI from the exons ATGTGTGGGGAAAAAACCCTTGTATACTGGTGGTGTGAATTGAAATCG GTGCTCACACTGGTTCATGGAGAATTGAGAATAGAG ACAAAGGGTCAACATGGAGAAGATGACACTGCAATACAAGGCAGAAGGAGATACAAACGTGAATGGGTGAAATTTGCGAAACCctgcagagaaagggaagacaATTCCAGAAGAAATCCAATTGCCAAA ATTACTTCAGATTTCCAAGCAACTCAGAAAATTACCTATCGAATTTCTGGAATGGGAATTGATCAACCCCCTTTTGGAATCTTTGTTGTTGACAAAAACACTGGAGAAATAAACATAACAGCCATAGTTGATCGTGAGGAAACTCCAAGCTTCCAG aTTACGTGTCATGCTCTAAATGTCCTAGGACAAGATGTAGAGAAACCACTTATATTAACAGTTAAAATTTTAGATGTCAATGACAATGCTCCAGTATTTTCACAAAGTATATTCATGGgtgaaattgaagaaaatagtGCTTCAA aCTCACTGGTGATGATATTAAATGCCACAGACGCAGATGAACCAAACCACCTGAATTCTAAAATTGCCTTCAAAATTGTCTCTCAGGAACCTGCAGGCACACCCATGTTCCTCCTAAGCAGACACACTGGGGAAGTCCGTACTTTGACCAATTCTCTTGATCGAGAG CAAGTTAGCAGCTATCGTCTGGTTGTGAGTGGTGCAGACAAAGATGGAGAAGGACTATCAACTCAATGTGAATGTAGTATCAAAGTGAAAGATGTTAATGATAATTTCCCAATGTTCAAAGAATCTCAG TATTCAGCACATATTAAGGAAAATACTTTAAGTTCTGAGTTGCTTCGATTTCAAGTTATAGATTGGGATGAAGAATTCACAGATAATTGGCTTGCAGTGTATTTCTTTACTTCTGGAAATGAAGGGAATTGGTTTGAAATACAAACTGATCCCAGAACTAATGAAGGCATTCTGAAGGTGGTTAAG GCTCTAGATTATGAACAACTacaaagtgtacaatttagtatTGCTGTCAAAAACAAAGCTGAATTTCACCAATCAGTAATTTCTCAGTATCAAGTGAAGTCAACACCAGTCACGATTCAAGTAGTCAATGTGAAAGAAGGAATTGCATTCCATCCTGCTTCCAAGACATTCACTGTACGGAAAGGCATAAGTAGTAAAAAACTGGTCAATTATGTCCTGGGAACATATCAAGCCATTGATGAAGACACTAACAAAGCTGCCTCATATGTCAA GTATGTCATGGGACGTAATGATGGTGGTTTACTATTCATTGATCCAAAAACTGCTCAAATCAAATTTGTCAGAAACATTGATCGGGATTCTACTTTCATAGTTAACAAGACAATCACAGCTGAGGTTCTGGCCATTGATG AAAACACAGGTAAAACTGCTACAGGCACCATATATGTTGAAGTACCTGGTTTTAATGAAAATTGTCCAACAGTTGtccttgaaaagaaaacaatttgtaGTTCACTACGTTCTGTGGTTGTCTCAGCTAGAGTACCAGACAATAAATATACTGGCCCCTACACATTTTCCCTGGAGGAACAATCTCTAAAACTGCCAGTTGTGTGGAGTATCACAACACTCAATG CTACTTCTGCACTCCTAAAGGCCCAGCAGCAGCTATCTCCTGGAGAGCACACAATCTCCCTCACAGTTACTGACAGTCAGGACAGACAGTGTGAGACACCAGAGAGCCTGACCCTGGAAGTCTGCCAGTGTGACAACAGGGACATCTGTAGATCTTCTAATGGGAACAAAGACCATGGACATCTAGATGGAAAGAGGCCATCAGGGAGCCTGGGGTCTGCAGCCATTGGCCTGCTACTCCTTGGTCTTTTGCTGTTGCTAT tGGCCCCCCTTCTGCTGCTGACCTGTGACTGTGGGGTGGGTCCTATTGGGGGAGTGACAGGAGGATTTATCCCAGTTCCTGATGGTTCAGAAGGAACAATTCATCAGTGGGGAATAGAAGGAGCCCAACCTGAAGACAAG GAAATCACAAATATTTGTGTGCCACCTATAACTACCAGTGGAGCCGATTTCATGGAAAATTCTG AAGTTTGTACAAATACATATGCTGGAGGGACAGtggtggaaggagcctctggAATGGAACTGACCACCAAGCTTGGAGCAGCTACAGGATCTGGAGTGGCTGCAGGATTTGGAGCAACTGCAGGATTTGGAGCAGCCACTGGACTTGGTATTGGTTCTGCAGGACAGACTGGAACTATGAGAACAAGGCATTCCACAGGAGGAACCAATAAAGACTATGGTGAAGGAGCAATAAGCATGAATTTCCTGGATTCCTATTTTTCTCAG aAAGCATTTGCCTGTGCAGAGGAAGATGATGTCCAGGAAGCAAATGACTGCTTGCTGATCTATGATAATGAAGGAATGGGTGCCCCCAGTTCTCCCGTGGGATCCTTGGGTTGTTGCAGTTTTATTGCTGATGAGCTGGATGACAGCTTCTTGGACTCACTCGGCCCCAAATTCAAAAAACTTGCAGAGATAAGCCTCGGGATCGATGATGAAGCCAAACAATCTCAGCCACTTTCCAAAGCCAGCTTTTCTGGGATGGAATCCTGTGGCTATTCCCTAGAAGTGCAACAGCCAGAATCTGTTAGGGGCCAGACTTTGTTAGGCAGTCAAGGAGCTTCCGCTTTGTCTGCTTCCAGCTCTGTTCTCCAATCAGCCACTTCCATTCCCAACCCTGTGCAACATGGTAGCTATATGGTAACAGAGACTTACTCAGCCTCTGGTTCTCTCGTGCAACCTACCACTACAGTCCTTGAGCCACTACTCACGCAAAATGTGACAGTGACAGAAAGAGTGATTTGTCCCATTTCCAATGTTTCTGGCAACCTACAAACTCCGACGGAGCTACGGGGGTCACGTAATATGATCTGTACAGAAGATCCCTGTTCCCGTCTGATATga